Genomic window (Streptomyces sp. NBC_00078):
CCTGGAGTCTTCTTCGCAACCACTGTCGTGGCTCCCGTCTGCTCCGCGGCCTCCGCCGCACCCACCGTCCTGGCCGTACGCTTCCTACCCACACTCTTCGCGGCCGCGCCCTCCCCCACGCCCCGCGCCCCACCCGCACCCTTCGCGCCCGCGCCCTTCGCGCCCCCGGCTTTCCCGGCCGCCCGCTTCGCAGCCTTCTTGCCCGCGGTCTTCCCGGCTCCGGCGCCGGCGCCGGCCACGGTCTTCGTTCCCGCGTCCCGCTCGTCCGAGTCCTGTTCGGTCACGGTCTTCCTACCGACACGTCGCTCGACGCCGCCCGGTTCGGCGGCGCCTTCCGGGACGGCGGTCTTCTTGCCCGCGGCCTTCTTGCCGGCCACCTTCTTCGCGACCGTCTTCTTCGCGACCGTCTCCTTCGCGGCTGACCTCTTCGAAGCCGCCTTCTTGGTGACCGCCTTCCTGGTGACCGCCTTCTTCGCCCCGGCCTTCTGCGCAGCCCCCGTCTTCTCGACGTCCTTACCGGCAGCCGCCGCCCCCTTGCCGCCCGTGGCCCTGCCACCGCCGGCCGCCGTCCCCGCGCCCGCAGCTCTCTCGGGCTCCTCCGCGGCCGCACCTTTCGACGCCGTCGCCTTGGAGGCGGTCGCCTTCCTGCTGGTGCTCTGCTTCCCCGGCGCCGTCTTCTTCGCGGGCCCCGGCCCCCCGCCGCCGGCGGCCCCCCGCACCGACTTCACCGACTTCGCGGCCACCTCAGCCGCACGCGCCGGGGCCCCTCCCCGCGCGCGCTTCTTCCCGCTCACGTCCTTGGCCGCATCGCCGGAGGCCTGCGTGGACCCGTCGGACGCCGACTGCTGTACGGCGGTCTTCTTCGCCACCATGGCCGCGGCCCCTTCACATATTGTGATCTTGCACGCGAATCATGCTGGGACGATAAATCGACTTGAGCCCCGCGGCAACGGGGCACACTCCCAGATTCGCCCGGCCCGCGTCCGCCGCTCGCAAGCCTGCATGCGTTGTGCCCAGCTCCCCGCGGGGTAATCCGCCGGACCGACCGTCCCAGGATCCGAACAGGCGTACCGCTCCATTCGGGTCATCGCCGCCCGTCCGGCACCCGCGCCCCCGGGGACCCGAAAACCGGTCGGCCGCTGTCCGCGCGGCGCCGTACACTGGGCGGAGCGAAAAGCGTGGATGGGGACGAGTAGCGGCGTACGCAGCCCAGAGCGACCCGGGGACGGTGGGAGCCCGGGGGCAGGCGCGACGTGAAGATCACCCCGGAGCCGCCGGAAGAAAGCCCCACAAGGGCGAGTAGAGCCGGCATCGCGACCCCAATGAGGGGGCTCACAGGTGCACAGCACGCACCGGGGAGCCAAGGAGGGTGGTACCGCGGGAGCGCGCCGAACCCGGCGCAGGAAGTGACACAGCTCTCGTCCCTCCGGACGGAAGGCAGCAAGTCCGCCGGAGGAAGCTCGCTGATGACAACGCCGACGTACCGCCAGGTGCCCGCCCAGGTCGACCTGCCCGCCCTCGAGCACGCCGTGCTCGACTTCTGGCGCGAGCAGAAGATCTTCGCCAAGAGCCTGGAGCAGTCCGAGGGCCGCCCCGAGTGGGTGTTCTACGAGGGCCCGCCCACCGCCAACGGCATGCCGGGCGCCCACCACATCGAGGCCCGCGTCTTCAAGGACGTCTTCCCCCGCTTCCGCACCATGCGCGGCTACCACGTGGCCCGCAAGGCAGGCTGGGACTGCCACGGCCTCCCGGTGGAGCTGACGGTCGAGAAGGAGCTCGGCTTCAGCGGCAAGCAGGACATCGAGGCGTACGGCATCGCCGCCTTCAACGACAAGTGCCGTGCGTCCGTGCTCCGCCACACCGACGCGTTCGAAGAGCTCACGACCCGCATGGGCTACTGGGTCGACCTGAACGACGCGTACGTCACGATGGACCCCGAGTACATCGAGTCGGTCTGGTGGTCGCTCAAGGAGATCTTCGGCAAGGGCCTGCTGGTCCAGGACCACCGCGTCGCCCCCTGGTGCCCGCGCTGCGGCACGGGCCTCTCCGACCACGAGCTGGCGCAGGGCTACGAGACCGTCGTCGACCCGTCCGTGTACGTCCGCTTCCCGCTCACCTCCGGTCCGCTCGCCGGCGAAGCCGCGCTCCTGGTGTGGACGACGACGCCCTGGACGCTGGTCTCCAACACCGCCGTCGCCGCGCACCCCGAGGTCACCTACGTCGTCGTGACCGACGGCGAGGAGAAGCTCGTCGTCGCCGAACCGCTCGTCGGCAAGGCGCTCGGCGAGGGCTGGGAGACCACCGGCCAGACCTTCACGGGCGCCGAAATGGAGCGCTGGACGTACCAACGACCGTTCGAGCTCGTCGAGTTCCCGAGCGTCAGCGAGGGAACCGATGGGCACACCCCGGAAGCCGCCCATTTCGTGGTCAACGCCGAATACGTCACGACCGAGGACGGTACGGGCCTGGTCCACCAGTCCCCCGCCTTCGGTGAGGACGACCTCAAGGTCTGCCGCGCGTACGGCCTGCCGGTGGTGAACCCGGTCCGTCCGGACGGCACCTTCGAACAGGACGTCCCCCTGGTCGGTGGCGTCTTCTTCAAGAAGGCGGACGAACGGCTCACCGAGGACCTCCAGCAGCGCGGCCTCCTCTTCAGGCACATCCCGTACGAGCACAGCTACCCGCACTGCTGGCGCTGCCACACCGCGCTCCTCTACTACGCGCAGCCGTCCTGGTACATCCGCACCACGGCCATCAAGGACCGCCTGCTGCAGGAGAACGAGAACACCAACTGGTTCCCGGACACGGTCAAGCACGGCCGCTACGGCGACTGGCTGAACAACAACATCGACTGGGCACTGTCCCGCAACCGCTACTGGGGCACCCCGCTGCCGATCTGGCGCTGCGAGGACGACCACCTCACCGTCGTCGGCTCCCGCGCGGAACTCACCGAGCTGACCGGCACCGACCAGTCCGAACTCGACCCGCACCGCCCGTACATCGACGACGTCACCTTCGCCTGCCCCCAGTGCGCGAAGACGGCCACGCGCGTGCCGGAGGTCATCGACGCCTGGTACGACTCGGGTTCGATGCCGTTCGCTCAGTGGGGCTACCCGTACAAGAACAAGGATCTCTTCGAGGCCCGCTACCCGGCGCAGTTCATCTCCGAGGCGATCGACCAGACCCGCGGCTGGTTCTACACGCTGATGGCGATCGGCACGCTGGTCTTCGACAAGTCCAGCTACGAGAACGTCGTCTGCCTCGGCCACATCCTCGCCGAGGACGGCCGCAAGATGTCCAAGCACCTGGGCAACATCCTGCAGCCCATCCCGCTGATGGACCAGCACGGAGCGGACGCGGTCCGCTGGTTCATGGCGGCGGGCGGCTCCCCGTGGGCGGCACGCCGCGTGGGCCACGGCACCATCCAGGAGGTCGTCCGCAAGACGCTCCTGACGTACTGGAACACGGTCGCCTTCCAGGCCCTGTACGCGCGCACCTCCAACTGGGCGCCCAGCGAGGCGGATCCGGCCCCGGCCGAGCGCCCGGTCCTGGACCGCTGGCTGCTGTCCGAACTGCACGCGCTCACGGACCAGGTGACCGAGTCCCTGGAGGCGTACGACACCCAGCGCGCCGGCAAGCTCCTGTCGGCCTTCGTCGACGACCTGTCCAACTGGTACGTCCGCCGCTCCCGTCGCCGCTTCTGGCAGGGCGACAAGGCGGCCCTGCGCACCCTGCACGAGGTCGTCGAGACGGTCACCAAGCTGATGGCCCCGCTGACCCCGTTCATCACCGAGCGGGTGTGGCAGGACCTGATCGTGCCGGTCACCCCGGGCGCGCCCGAGTCCGTGCACCTCGCCTCCTGGCCGCAGACGGACCTGGCCTCGATCGACCCGGAGCTGTCGAAGCAGATGGTGCTGGTGCGCCGGCTCGTCGAGCTGGGCCGCGCCACGCGCGCGGAGTCGGGTGTGAAGACCCGGCAGCCGCTGTCCCGTGCGCTCATCGCCGCGACCGGCTTCGACACCCTCGACCGTGCACTGCACGCACAGATCACGGAGGAGCTGAACGTCAGCTCGCTCGCGTCCCTGAGCGAGGTTGGCGGCAGCCTGGTCGACACGACCGCGAAGGCCAACTTCCGCGCCCTCGGCAAGCGTTTCGGCAAGCGCGTCCAGGAGGTGGCCAAGGCCGTCGCGAACGCCGACGCGGCGGCGCTCTCGCTCGCGCTGCGCGAGGGCACGGCCTCGGTCGAGGTCGACGGCGAGACGATCACCCTCGCTCCCGACGAGGTGATCATCACGGAGACCCCGCGCGAGGGCTGGTCGGTGGCCTCCGACTCGGGTGCCACCGTCGCCCTCGACCTGGAGATCACCGAGGAGCTGCGCCAGGCGGGGCTCGCCCGTGACGCGATCCGCCTGATCCAGGAGGCCCGCAAGAACAGCGGCCTCGACGTGGCCGACCGCATCGCGCTGCGCTGGACCTCGACCGACCCCGCGGTCATCGCGGCGTTGAGCGGCCATGCGGGCCTGATCGCCGACGAGGTCCTGGCGACGGACTTCGCCCAGGGCGAGGCGAACGACACATACGGCGAGCCGTTCACCGACGAGGGCCTGTCGCTGACCTTCCGCCTCCGGAAGGTCTAGCCGCTCGTCATCAGCGGTTCCGCCGCCGGGGCGCGACCAACTCCCCGCGGCGGAACCGCTGATGACACAGTCCGCCCCGTCGAGGACGGCGCGGGCACCGCTCCCTCAATGCGCGTAAAAGGGCGGGGCCCCGGATCGAAATCCGGGGCCCCGCCCTTTTGAACGCTGCCGGCGTCTACGGCGTACTACTCACCGTGCCGCGGTCAGTTGTCGTCCTCATCGATGAGGAACCCGCGCATCGGCGAGGGAGCCTGACCCATCGGCGACGGGCCCTGCGGCCGCACCGGAGCCATCGGCTGGGTCATCGCCGGGGACATCTGCTGCTGGCCGCCGTAGGACGGAGCAGCGGGAGCCGGGGCGCCACCCATGGTCGGGTTGCCGCCGTACGACGGAGCGCTCGCGCCGGCCGGTGCCATGGAGGGCGCCGGGGACGGCGGCAGAGACGCGGCCGCCGAGGTACGCGGCGGAGCCAGCGAGTCGTCGGCCTGGGTCTCCAGCTGACGCAGCTGGGACTCGAGGTACGACTTCAGGCGCGTACGGTACTCGCGCTCGAAGCCGCGCAGGTCCTCGACCTTGCGCTCCAGCGTGGCGCGGGCGGACTCCAGGGAGCCCATCGCGACGCGGTGCTTCTCCTGCGCGTCCCGCTCCAGCGCGTCGGCCTTGGCACGGGCGTCACGCTCAAGACCCTCGGCGCGGCTGCGGGCCTCACCGACGATCTTGTTGGCTTCGGAACGGGCCTCGGCGATCGCCTGGTCGGCGGTCTGCTGGGCCAGCGAGAGGACACGGGCGGCGCTGTCGCCACCGGGGCCCTGACCGGGGCCGCCCATCGGACCGCCCATGGGACCTCCCATGGGGCCGCCCATCGGGCCACCCATCTGCTGCTGCATGGGAGGCTGGCCGCCCATCGGGCCCTGGCCCATGGGGCCTTGACCCATCGGACCCTGGCCCATCGGACCGGGACCCTGGGGACCACCCTGACCACCGCCGGGACCGGCGGGCAGCTGCGGGGCACCGCTCGGCAGCTGGGGCGGGCCACCCATGGGGCCACCCATCTGCTGCTGCGGCGGGCCCGATATGCCGGCGGGCACGGGGCCGCCCGGCCCACGCATACCCTGCTGCTGCATACCCTGCTGCTGCATCCCACCCTGCTGGGGCATACCGCCCTGCTGGGGCATACCCTGCTGCTGGTCCTGCGGACCGGGGCCCTCCGGGGGCTTGCGCATGTTCTGCTGGTTCTGAGCAGCAGCACGCGTCGCCGCGGCCAGTTTGGCGCGCAGGTCCTCGTTCTCCCGGAGCAGGCGGGTCAGTTCGGCTTCGACCTCATCGAGGAAGGCATCGACCTCGTCCTCGTCATAGCCTTCTCGGAGGCGGACGGTCGTGAACTGCTTGTTCCGCACGTCCTCGGGGGTCAACGGCATCTCTTCACCTCAACGTAGTCGTCGGCATTCGGCAAGACGGTAGGTCACATCGATCACAGCCGGCTCACGATCGAGATCAGGATGTAGACGATGATCATCAGTACGAAGAAGGACAGATCGAGCGCCACGCCCCCGAGACGCAGCGGCGGAATGAACCGCCGCAGAAGCTTGAGCGGTGGATCAGTGACAGTGTAAGTGGCCTCCAGAACGACCACCATCGCCTTGCCGGGTTGCCACGAGCGGGCGAACTGGAAGACGTAGTCCATGACCAACCGGAAGATGAGCACGATGAGGAAGCACATCAGCGCGATGTAGATGACATCCAAAACCACGCTCATGACCCGCGCTTCCCTCTCCCCTGTTTCCGTGCTGCTGGTACTGCTTTGTATCGCTGTTTCCGGTCGTGCGTCTCAGCTCTGGTTGAAGAACCCGCCCTCTGCGATGCGGGCCTTGTCCTCCGCCGTGACATCGACGTTAGCAGGCGACAACAGGAACACCTTCTGCGTCACCCGCTCGATGCTGCCGTGAAGACCAAACACCAAACCAGCCGCAAAGTCGACAAGTCGCTTCGCATCTGTGTCATCCATCTCAGTCAGATTCATGATCACCGGGGTGCCCTCACGGAAGTGTTCCCCGATGGTACGGGCCTCGTTGTAGGTCCGCGGGTGAAGCGTGGTGATCCGATAAGGCTCTCGTTCCGACACGACCTTGGGCATGATCACCGGTGCGTTCTTCTCCAGGCTTGCGCGTTCTTGTGTGATGGACGCCACGGGCGCGATGCGCGCCGGACGGCCGGATTCCGCGGCTAGCGAAGCGGAACGGGGCACCGGTTCGCGAGACACGGGCGGTTGTACGATTCGCACCTCTTCGTCCCTTTGGGACTGATGTGCTACGTGTGACTGGTGGGACGGCTCGTGCCTACGGTGGTCCCGTTCGGGCTCGGGATCCAGTTCGGGCTCGAAGTCGTCATCGGGGTCGAATCCCCGGCCGTCGTACCCATCGTCCTCCACGAGGCCGAGGTAGACCGCCATCTTGCGCATCGCGCCGGCCATGCTCTGAGTCCTCCGCTCTGTGGTGGATCGGGCTGACGACTGCCAAGTGCCCGCGATCCACGAGGTCGTTACGCCCGCCTTCGGCGGCATTGACCATATTTTCTGCTGTGGTCCGACTTCCTGGCGACGTTACCCGAGCCTGGCGCGGACTCCGAGTACCGCGGTACCGACGCGTACATGTGTCGCTCCGGCCGCCACGGCCTGTTCGAGGTCCGCACTCATTCCCGCCGAGACCATGTTCGCAGCCGGATGGACTCGGCGCAGGTCGGTCGACAAATCCATCAACCGCTCGAATGCAGCCAGTTCACGTCCCGCGTAAGGGCCGGTGAGCGGCGCGACGGTCATCAGACCGTCCAGTCGCAGTCCCGGCGCCCGCGCCACCGATTCGGCCAACTCTTCGACGCCGTCGGGCCCGACGCCACCGCGCTCCCCGCGTCCGCCCCCTCCCGCCGCAGGCTCCTGCGCGTCGAGCGCGACCTGGAGCAGGCAGCCGATTTCGCGCTCCTGCCGCACCGCCTCCTTCGAGAGCGCCGTGACGAGCCGAGTGCGGTCGACGGACTGCACCAGGCCGGCATAACCGACCACGGAACGAACCTTGTTGGTCTGCAGTTGACCCACAAAATGCCAAGTCAGGGGCAAATCCGAACATTCCGCAGACTTGGGAGCCGCGTCCTGGTCGCGGTTCTCGGCCACATGCCGCACACCGAGTTCCGCCAGGATCCGCACGTCGCTCGCCGGATACGTCTTGGTGACCACGATCAGGGTCACCTCCTCGCGCTTCCGGCCGGCGACCGCGCACGCCGCGGCGATGCGACGCTCCACCTTCGCCAGGTTCTGGGCGAGTTCGTCCTTACGGTCCGTCATACCTCTCAGTCCAACCAGACATATCCCGCGAGTCGCCCCGTGGTGCGATCGCGGCGGTACGAGAAGTGATCGTCCGACTCCAGCGTGCACACCGGCGACTGCTCCCGGTCGTGCACCCCGAGCCGCTCGAGCTGCGCCTGCACTCCGGCGGTCACGTCGACCGCGGGCGTGCCCCAGCTCGTCTCGGCGTGCGCGGCCGGCTCGACGGCGGCCACATCGGCGCGCATCGCCTCCGGCACCTCGTAGCACCGGCCGCAGACGGCGGGGCCGGTGCGGGCGACGATCCGGCCCGGTTCGGCACCGAGTTCCGTCATGGCCCGTACGGCGGCCGGGACGACGCCGGCGACCATGCCGGGCCGCCCCGCGTGGGCCGCGGCGACGACCCCGGCGACAGGGTCGGCGAGCAGGACGGGCGTGCAGTCGGCGGTGAGAACGGCGAGCGCGAGACCGCGCCGCGCCGTGACGACGGCGTCGACCTCGGGTACGGGACGATCGCCCCACGGCCCGTCGACCACCGCCACCTCCGCACCGTGCACCTGGTTCATCCACACCACCCGAACCGCGTCCAGACCAAGGGACTTGGCGGCCAGCTCGCGATTGGTCCGTACGGCGTCGGGGTCGTCGCCGACCGCTCCGCCGAGGTTGAGCTCCTCGTACGGAACGGCGCTCACCCCGCCCCACCGGTCGGTGAAGGCGAAGTGCGCGCCGCTCACAGTGCTCGTTCCGGAGCGCTGTCCTATCACTTCAGGAAGTCCGGCACGTCCAGTTCCTCGGCTGCGCTGTCGTAGGACCGCGACGGCGGGACCGGCGGGGCGACCGGGATCTCGTTCGCCGGCTCCGGCGCGGGCTCCGTGTCTTCCTTCGGCGTGACGCTGCCGAGCGAGCCGAAGGACGGACGGCTCTCGGACTGCCGTACCGGAGTGGGCTCGTCGCGGCGGGCCGAGGTGGAGGACGAACCAAGGACGTTGTCCCGCTTGGAGGGCGGCTGACCGCCGTCGAAGCCGGCCGCGATGACGGTGACCCGCACCTCGTCGCCGAGGGCGTCGTCGATGACCGCGCCGAAGATGATGTTGGCCTCGGGGTGGGCGGCCTCGCTGACCAGCTGGGCGGCCTCGTTGATCTCGAACAGACCGAGGTCGCTGCCGCCGGAGATGGAGAGCAGCACACCGCGGGCGCCGTCGATCGACGCCTCGAGCAGCGGCGAGGAGATCGCCATCTCGGCCGCGGCCACCGCACGGTCGTCCCCGCGCGCCGAACCGATGCCCATGAGGGCCGAACCGGCCTCGGACATCACGGACTTGACGTCGGCGAAGTCGAGGTTGATCAGGCCGGGGGTGGTGATGAGGTCGGTGATGCCCTGGACACCGGAGAGCAGGACCTGGTCGGCCGACTTGAATGCGTCCAGCACCGAGACCTGGCGGTCCGAGATGGACAGCAGCCGGTCGTTCGGGATGACGATGAGGGTGTCGACCTCTTCGCGGAGTTCGGCGATGCCGTCCTCGGCCTGGTTGGCGCGACGCCGGCCCTCGAAGGTGAAGGGGCGGGTGACCACACCGATGGTGAGGGCGCCCAGGTTGCGTGCGATGTTGGCCACGACGGGTGCGCCGCCGGTGCCGGTGCCGCCGCCTTCTCCGGCCGTCACGAAGACCATGTCGGCCCCCTTGAGGACCTCTTCGATCTCCTCGCGGTGGTCCTCGGCGGCCTTGCGGCCGACGACCGGGTTGGCTCCGGCGCCGAGTCCGCGGGTGAGTTCACGGCCGACGTCGAGTTTGACGTCGGCGTCGCTCATCAACAGCGCCTGAGCGTCGGTGTTGATGGCGATGAACTCGACGCCCTTGAGACCGACCTCGATCATCCGGTTGATGGCATTGACACCACCGCCGCCGACACCGATGACTTTGATGACTGCGAGGTAGTTCTGCGGTGCTGCCACGTCGAAGGCCTCTCGCCTCGAGTTACGTGTCGCCCTCTCGCGGTTGCCCGTGATCCGACGACTGATGCCGAATGGGACGGTCCATAGCGCCGACCCGAACCCTAACGTTGAAGTTTAGGGTTACCAGTGTGTCTGTTCCCTGGAGTCTTCTGAACAGGACACTAAGTCGACAAGTGGCGCACGTTCAACGAACACGCCGAACCTCCCGTTTTTCTTTTCACCCTATGTGATCAGCCGTAGCAGTGACCAACCAGGGTGCTGGCCTGCGCGGATGTGCGTCAACTCCCTGATGACGCAGGCGCGGTGGGAACCGAAACGTCGAAGTGCCGCGCGTCGGGAGCTGCTTTCATGAGAGCGGTGAGCGCACGGGCCTTGGCGGCACCCTTCTCACCACTCCCCCAGGCGACGCTCCGGCCGTCGCCCAACTCCAGTGAGATGTCGTCGTATGAACGCACCTTGACGGCCTTGGTGACGTGTGCGACGGAGCCCGGGATGGCACCGGCGACGCGCACCGCCTCCCGCACCAGCCCGTCCTCGCCGAAGCGCCGCAGGCTCGCGGCGGACGAACCCGGGGAGGAGACTG
Coding sequences:
- a CDS encoding TraR/DksA family transcriptional regulator encodes the protein MVAKKTAVQQSASDGSTQASGDAAKDVSGKKRARGGAPARAAEVAAKSVKSVRGAAGGGGPGPAKKTAPGKQSTSRKATASKATASKGAAAEEPERAAGAGTAAGGGRATGGKGAAAAGKDVEKTGAAQKAGAKKAVTRKAVTKKAASKRSAAKETVAKKTVAKKVAGKKAAGKKTAVPEGAAEPGGVERRVGRKTVTEQDSDERDAGTKTVAGAGAGAGKTAGKKAAKRAAGKAGGAKGAGAKGAGGARGVGEGAAAKSVGRKRTARTVGAAEAAEQTGATTVVAKKTPGTATAAKTAVPKARLAAAEPGELAVRPGEEPWTPKEVEEARAELLSEGQRLRDEITASENAVAGLMRDSGDGAGDDQADTGTKNITREHELALAANAREMLTQTEHALQRLDAGTYGLCENCGNAIGKARMQAFPRATLCVECKQKQERRY
- the ileS gene encoding isoleucine--tRNA ligase, translating into MTTPTYRQVPAQVDLPALEHAVLDFWREQKIFAKSLEQSEGRPEWVFYEGPPTANGMPGAHHIEARVFKDVFPRFRTMRGYHVARKAGWDCHGLPVELTVEKELGFSGKQDIEAYGIAAFNDKCRASVLRHTDAFEELTTRMGYWVDLNDAYVTMDPEYIESVWWSLKEIFGKGLLVQDHRVAPWCPRCGTGLSDHELAQGYETVVDPSVYVRFPLTSGPLAGEAALLVWTTTPWTLVSNTAVAAHPEVTYVVVTDGEEKLVVAEPLVGKALGEGWETTGQTFTGAEMERWTYQRPFELVEFPSVSEGTDGHTPEAAHFVVNAEYVTTEDGTGLVHQSPAFGEDDLKVCRAYGLPVVNPVRPDGTFEQDVPLVGGVFFKKADERLTEDLQQRGLLFRHIPYEHSYPHCWRCHTALLYYAQPSWYIRTTAIKDRLLQENENTNWFPDTVKHGRYGDWLNNNIDWALSRNRYWGTPLPIWRCEDDHLTVVGSRAELTELTGTDQSELDPHRPYIDDVTFACPQCAKTATRVPEVIDAWYDSGSMPFAQWGYPYKNKDLFEARYPAQFISEAIDQTRGWFYTLMAIGTLVFDKSSYENVVCLGHILAEDGRKMSKHLGNILQPIPLMDQHGADAVRWFMAAGGSPWAARRVGHGTIQEVVRKTLLTYWNTVAFQALYARTSNWAPSEADPAPAERPVLDRWLLSELHALTDQVTESLEAYDTQRAGKLLSAFVDDLSNWYVRRSRRRFWQGDKAALRTLHEVVETVTKLMAPLTPFITERVWQDLIVPVTPGAPESVHLASWPQTDLASIDPELSKQMVLVRRLVELGRATRAESGVKTRQPLSRALIAATGFDTLDRALHAQITEELNVSSLASLSEVGGSLVDTTAKANFRALGKRFGKRVQEVAKAVANADAAALSLALREGTASVEVDGETITLAPDEVIITETPREGWSVASDSGATVALDLEITEELRQAGLARDAIRLIQEARKNSGLDVADRIALRWTSTDPAVIAALSGHAGLIADEVLATDFAQGEANDTYGEPFTDEGLSLTFRLRKV
- a CDS encoding DivIVA domain-containing protein → MPLTPEDVRNKQFTTVRLREGYDEDEVDAFLDEVEAELTRLLRENEDLRAKLAAATRAAAQNQQNMRKPPEGPGPQDQQQGMPQQGGMPQQGGMQQQGMQQQGMRGPGGPVPAGISGPPQQQMGGPMGGPPQLPSGAPQLPAGPGGGQGGPQGPGPMGQGPMGQGPMGQGPMGGQPPMQQQMGGPMGGPMGGPMGGPMGGPGQGPGGDSAARVLSLAQQTADQAIAEARSEANKIVGEARSRAEGLERDARAKADALERDAQEKHRVAMGSLESARATLERKVEDLRGFEREYRTRLKSYLESQLRQLETQADDSLAPPRTSAAASLPPSPAPSMAPAGASAPSYGGNPTMGGAPAPAAPSYGGQQQMSPAMTQPMAPVRPQGPSPMGQAPSPMRGFLIDEDDN
- a CDS encoding YggT family protein, coding for MSVVLDVIYIALMCFLIVLIFRLVMDYVFQFARSWQPGKAMVVVLEATYTVTDPPLKLLRRFIPPLRLGGVALDLSFFVLMIIVYILISIVSRL
- a CDS encoding cell division protein SepF, which gives rise to MAGAMRKMAVYLGLVEDDGYDGRGFDPDDDFEPELDPEPERDHRRHEPSHQSHVAHQSQRDEEVRIVQPPVSREPVPRSASLAAESGRPARIAPVASITQERASLEKNAPVIMPKVVSEREPYRITTLHPRTYNEARTIGEHFREGTPVIMNLTEMDDTDAKRLVDFAAGLVFGLHGSIERVTQKVFLLSPANVDVTAEDKARIAEGGFFNQS
- a CDS encoding YggS family pyridoxal phosphate-dependent enzyme, with the translated sequence MTDRKDELAQNLAKVERRIAAACAVAGRKREEVTLIVVTKTYPASDVRILAELGVRHVAENRDQDAAPKSAECSDLPLTWHFVGQLQTNKVRSVVGYAGLVQSVDRTRLVTALSKEAVRQEREIGCLLQVALDAQEPAAGGGGRGERGGVGPDGVEELAESVARAPGLRLDGLMTVAPLTGPYAGRELAAFERLMDLSTDLRRVHPAANMVSAGMSADLEQAVAAGATHVRVGTAVLGVRARLG
- the pgeF gene encoding peptidoglycan editing factor PgeF; translation: MIGQRSGTSTVSGAHFAFTDRWGGVSAVPYEELNLGGAVGDDPDAVRTNRELAAKSLGLDAVRVVWMNQVHGAEVAVVDGPWGDRPVPEVDAVVTARRGLALAVLTADCTPVLLADPVAGVVAAAHAGRPGMVAGVVPAAVRAMTELGAEPGRIVARTGPAVCGRCYEVPEAMRADVAAVEPAAHAETSWGTPAVDVTAGVQAQLERLGVHDREQSPVCTLESDDHFSYRRDRTTGRLAGYVWLD
- the ftsZ gene encoding cell division protein FtsZ, producing MAAPQNYLAVIKVIGVGGGGVNAINRMIEVGLKGVEFIAINTDAQALLMSDADVKLDVGRELTRGLGAGANPVVGRKAAEDHREEIEEVLKGADMVFVTAGEGGGTGTGGAPVVANIARNLGALTIGVVTRPFTFEGRRRANQAEDGIAELREEVDTLIVIPNDRLLSISDRQVSVLDAFKSADQVLLSGVQGITDLITTPGLINLDFADVKSVMSEAGSALMGIGSARGDDRAVAAAEMAISSPLLEASIDGARGVLLSISGGSDLGLFEINEAAQLVSEAAHPEANIIFGAVIDDALGDEVRVTVIAAGFDGGQPPSKRDNVLGSSSTSARRDEPTPVRQSESRPSFGSLGSVTPKEDTEPAPEPANEIPVAPPVPPSRSYDSAAEELDVPDFLK